DNA from Macadamia integrifolia cultivar HAES 741 chromosome 12, SCU_Mint_v3, whole genome shotgun sequence:
GGTGAAAAGGAAACCTACTACCAGTCTACGAAGGgcttgttcacttttttttcggatggattaaaaataataaaaaaatgatttcagAAGAACGGCGGCGGCAATACCTCGAGACAAGATGGTCAAGAGAAGAACTATTCAAGCTTTAAGATGTGTTCTGTGAGGAGGAAGACGATGTGAGCTTCCAAAAGcacctctttcttctccatTCTTCGTTCTTCTCTCTTCTCGAATTCAAACCCCACTCCCCTAGTCCCCTTTCTCTTTCCCAAATTCGAAACCCTAACCCCTATCCCTATAACCCAAATCACTGCTCAGCGCTCACTGTGTTCTTCAATGGCACCTGTGGACCCGCATTCCTTCACTGATTCTGCTCACCCATTCGCTACCCatgtctccctttctctcttttttgatTTGGCCTCTTCCACCATTCATGGCTCGGCTCTCCTTAGCCTCCCAATCCCTCATTCGGGCCTTATTTATCTAGACACGCGCGCTCTCTCTATTTCCTCCGTCGTCGATCCCAAAACCGTTGTACCCATTCCCTTCGCTGTCACCTGTCGCTGATCCGATCAAAGGCCAAAACTTCAGTGTCTCCCTTACCAATCAATCTTCCTTCCTGATTGCTTTTTCCATGAGCCCGTCTTCGTCGACTCTTCAATGGCTCTCTCCAACTCTGACGATCAACAAGACTTTCCCTTTCGTGTACACGCAGTGTCAACCTATCCATGCCCGTTCTATATTCCCCTGTCAAGACACCCCAGCTGCACGGCTTTGTTACTCAGCTCGCCTCAATGTGCCTAACCGGTTGTCGGCTGGGATGTCCGCACGGCATGTCCAACGCCGGCCACCGGTCTTGGGTGAGGCTGCGATGGCGTGCGACGAATCGTTGTGGTGCGCTGAGGGCAGAATGGTGGAGGAATTCACGATGGAGCAGCCCATACCGCCCTACTTGTTTGCTTTTGCAGTAGGAGAGCTTGGGTTTAGAGACGTTGGCCCGAGAACGAAGGTCTACGCGGAGTTGGTGCCTGCGGTTCTGGACGCAGCTGCAAGAGAATTTGCAGCGACGGAAGATATAATTAGGCAGGGTGAGAAGCTGTTCGGTCCTTATGAGTGGGAGAGGTTTGACCTACTCGTGTTGCCGCCGCCGAGCTTTCCTTGTGGAGGTATGGAGAATCCAAGGATAGTATTTTTGCCACCAACAGTAATTAAGGGGGATGAAAGCGGTGCACAGGTTGTGGCTCATGAGCTTGCTCATAGCTGGACTGGTAATCTGATCACTAACAAGACCAATGAAGATTTCTGGTTAAACGAGGTGAtctgatttttccttttcattctcTGTCTAAACTGAATCTTTGCTGAGGTGCTTCAAGATTGAAACTTTGTTTATCATTACTTGCAATAATTGTTTAACTAAATAACTTCTAATTCCATTCTTCAAccaaatttaagaaaataaagaattaagTTCAATGACCATATTTGATAAGATTTAGTCTAGTTACACAATCATGATTGCAgaagttttcattttctttttcaaattaatttcacttccttcattccccttgcaaccataGAGAACAGCCTAGACCAATGCCAAGTGAAATAATAGAACTCCCCTTTTAAATTCATGGTGCTTGATGAAGTCTGAGCTTGGTATGCTTAGCTATAACTATTGAGAGGTGGTCATTTTTCTGCATTCCTGTGATTTGGGTACTCgttattttagattttatttctatgatTGAAGGGTTTTACAACATATGCGGAACGGAGAATTGTTGAGGTCGTGCAGGGGGAAGAGATAGCTGCTCTGAATACTGGTATTGGTTGGAGGGGTTTAAATGAAGaaatggagagattcaagggaAACATGGAGTTCACAAAGCTCAAGTCGAAGCAGGAAGGAGTGGACCCAGATGATATATTTTCTCTTGTTCCTTATGAGAAGGGTTTCCAGTTCCTTTGGTGCATTGAACGTCAGGTAAGTTCTTATGATAGTACATGGAATTGGTTTGAAACTGGGCCTGATGGAGcaccccttcccccttctccctccccccctccccccttttttttttacttcttttgttGGACTGTTTAGATTGGAAGGCCTGCATTTGACGAATTCCTAAAGATATATATCGCCACCTTTAAGTTCCAATCTATTGATACGGAAACGTTTCTCAATTTCCTGAAAGCTAATATCCCTGGaatagagaaagagattgaTCTTGTCTTCTGGACTGAGGGAACAGGTATCCCTCCAGATGCCTTTGAACCTATTTCAAACACTTACGCAAAAATTGTGTCACTGGCAAAAGAATTTATTCATGGGAGGATGCCAAGGGAAGATGAAGTATCTGACTGGCATGGACAGGAATGGGAGCTTTACCTGGAGAATTTGCCCAAGTCTGTTGAAGCTTCACAGGTATTGTCTTTCTTCATTTATTCTTTTTGGTTAATACCTTGTATGTGTTTTAGCATTATTTTGGTGTATATGCTATAAATGAACCTGCATGCTGATATTAATAGCTTAGAAGGTTAATTGAGCTACTTTTCACGGGCTGGCCCATCAACCCAAAAGACTAGGTGAAGATACCATCCCACTATATAAGGGCTCAAGTTCACCCTTACCTATCCGATGTGGGATTATTTTTCACTCTGCCTACTCCCTTGAGCACTTGGGGTGACATTCTCCCCCACCTAATTTCATGACGCCCTAGTCatggtgggccaccctgcctacTCCTCCCTTGGAGTAGCTTGGCGTGCCATCGGATTCGGGTcgggttggctctgataccactttgTCACGGGTTGGCCCATCAACCCAAAAGACTAGCCTGTTAGGTGAAGATACCATCCCACTATATAAGGGCCCAAGTTCACCCTTGCCTATCCGATGTGGGATTATTTTTCACTCTGCTTACTCCCTTGAGCACTTGGCGTGACATACTGGCTTGAACCCAAagttttcatctctagtttacTTTTCTCAACCAGTTGTATAGGGAAGACTGAACAATTTTTAATTAATCGAGAAAGGGTGACTTCCTAACTATGATAATATTTCTACCAACTTATTAGGCCTCGTTTGGTTTTACTTAGCGGGAGTGATTCTGCAGATCTTCTATTCTGCGGTAGTGGATTGGCAGTAGAATTCCGTTTGGCATATCCGGTTTGATCTTATGCTCCCATAGGTCGAACCAGATGTAAACCTGCTCttggaacaaaaagaaaagaaaagaaaagatattcTCTGCACACTCTGGAACACATTTACAAAATCACAATAATGAAACCCCAAGCCCAGCACTCAGTCCTGTCTCATGATCTCTCTCACTCTGCCTCTCTCATTTCCACTCTCTGTAACTTCCTCACCTCTCTCGCACACCtctgcctctctctctttctcacattcttcttctttattgcaCATCTCCGTCCCGCGGCCCTGGCTGCACCTCTGCCAAAGTAGTACAAGAATTTGAGTATGTTTGGATCACCAAAATAATACTCCAAAAGCTCCTCTACATTCTCCAATCCAGCCATTTTGCTATAATTCTCAACACTCAGTCCTGTCTTGCGGAGCAGGATCGGGACAAAGTACTTCTACCGTAAGTTCACTCTCGCAGAGAGGAATTGTTAACAGACGGAGCCTTCACAACTGTATTTTCCTATTTGTAGAGTTTATTGTGAGAAAAAAAGGCTGCTACAGTCCGAATAAGTTATGACCCCCCACAGAAACACCAAGTGTTGTTTAGTAATTTCATATAAATGGGAAAAATATTGCCAGATCCAACCCTCACGGGGTGCGTTCAAATTAAAGGCAGTTATTTTGCACCCATATGACCTCAACCAAGAGTTCAAATACTGAATGGTGTTCCACTTTAATTTAAAATGCATACTGGAACATGTGGCTCATATGTTATTTGTTTTCTAGTTCATGCTTCATTATATGGTTTGGTATGGTTGATTCTGCAGGTTGCAGCCTTGGATGCACGCTACAGGCTGGCAGAATCCAAGAATTATGAGGTGAAGGTAGCATTTCTTCAACTGTCCATTTCATCTGGATGCAGAGAATACTTCAGTGAGGTGGAGAAAACGTTGAAGGATTTTGGGAGGGTGATGTACCTCCGACGACTCTATACTGCTCTGGTAAAAGATAGTGGAATGGAAGAGGCGAAGATTCTGGCCAAGAGAGTTTTTGGAGAAGCTCGTGAGTGTTACCACCCTGTAGCTCAAGGTGTTGTTGAGTCAATTCTTTCAAAGCACATGTAGGATGATTTATGGTGATACTCAAATCAACCAAATGAATGCTATTGTAGATCTTGCTTTCGTATTTTCTGTTAATAAATAGGAAGGTGAATGACTTGTTTCGGACTTTTGGGTATGTAGATCTCTTATTTGCGAACAATTTGTAGGTTAATGAATGTGCTTTCGGCATTTAACAAGCTTTAATGGATCCCTTCAGTTTTGTTTGGTTGAGATAAAATGTGTGCTGTTCATATTTTCTGTGGGCAAAGTGAAGttaatttaaagggaaaatgaaAACTTTAATAATCATAATTctgtaattaaattaaaatcttgtATATTGTTAAAATTTTAATGCAAATCTAAGGTATAGAGATAAATCTTGAAGTCTTTTATCTGTGCCAGTAGTCCAATATGTCAAGAGCAGGGTACCCCTAATGATGGTGTCTTCACAGTTCCTTTACATGCTGTAGTATGTCAAGCAAAGAATTTTAGCTAAAGAATCGTACTGCTTGGATTTCCAGTTGATAGATGTGTAGATCACCTAAAAAAGGTTAAGAGTCTTTAAATTTTGAaagatttgatttaaaattggGTGAGAAATCACAATAATTTTAGCAAGTACTGTTTAAAGATAAAATATGAGTCTCTTATTAGATAATGTCTTTGTTGCCAAGACATGCATTAACTGTTATGTTGTCTTGGCTCTAACTATTGCTTGGTAACTGTTGATCCTCCTGCAGTTCTTTCTAATCTCCCCACTTGATCTCAGCAATGGAGAGATATTTCCCATCTTAACCATGGATTTTGCAAATTGTTCGAAGAAAAGCTCATGGTTCTGAGCGTATTCCTTCACCAAGTCCATCGATTCTTTGCTCTTTGTAAAGAGCAGTTCATAAGAATTTAGCAGACCCTTGTAACCTAACAGGTTTTTGAAGTAGTAATTATCAAACTTTGTCGGGCtgacatagtccaagaagaactgGTTCTGGTCATCACCAGATCTTGGGCACCTGGTTTGCAATTGTGCGGCATATGATTGATCAAGTGAGTAGTCAGGCTGACCAATTCCTGACTGGTTGTAGAGCCTCTGCCTGAAATGAGTGCAGCTTGAGTTTCCAATCGTGTGGCTCCCTGCAGTATAACCCAAAGGCGTAAGCTATAAGGTGGAGATAACCTAATGATATATGATCGAATAAACATCCAAGGTTCCAAATAACCACTATACCTCTATAACTCTAAACATCTCAAAACACCAATAGGACATAAATTCAGTAAATTTACAGGAGAGAGCTACAAGATCAATAATGTCGAGACCCTTGAGCTTGAATTTGGTGCAGGAAGGTTGTAGTTGGAACCACTTTAGCTTGCAGTTGTAGAGTGTCTTCTTCCCAATTGTACTTCCCAGCTAGGACCACCAGTCTATTCATGCAAGACCTCCCATATGGTCAGCTTTTAAAAAtagttttgagaagaaaatgatatgTGTTCTTACCAGGACTGTGGACTCTCTAGCAGCAATAGCCAAGATACCAGCACAGGACACAATTTTTGGGCATTCCTTCTCCAGTGCTGATTTTATCtcatcaatgatttttttttttttttgctaatgacaggtatccaagcctttggcctgactagtcccgcgggcctatactgactccacaactgcatggaccggatcataccggggttgaatgagaaccattcaactttcactgaaagcagtgaagagcactaaacacccccgcgtgagtggcccaaggtgtgcctagtgggagtcgaactcaggatgtccgagtttacggttcataccaagttcgttgctcaccaactacgttaTCCCTTTGGGTAATCAGTGTACAATATTGACTTCACTTTTGGAATTTAACTAttacaaataaagaagaaagaacactaccctCTAGTGTGTACGCTTAGACACACCGCGTGCAAAAAGATTGCACTACCCTACGCTGAAGATGTTCTCGCACGCCTTTCCATTGGTCATGCCCGCTGGCATGTACATGGGACATGAGTTAGCGTTCTCTTGCCGAATAAATTATTACCTTCGTCATTTTGATCCCCCTCTTTGGGCATAGGACCAGATGACCAAGAAGCATTCATTTCCCCTTCTTATAATTATTATACCATCTTAGCTAGTCTCACTTTTAATACCTAAACATGAGACACTTTCCTCAaagaggtgggggtgggggggctCTTTGAGCTGAAGGTGTACCGTATGCTCACACATATGTATATCTTATTAGGAGAAAAGATTCCTAAAGACAGCATGACTCTTATGCCCAGATACTGTGGGGGCATAATGACTGCCACACCCCTCATGAAAGACGCAAATCGCACTCCTATTGTTGCTTCTATTGGCCCATGCAATGGTGCATATAGGGggccatgctgccttttagggaaccttgttcctttttattattatattttctccctcctttaataaataaaaaggcaaGTGGTCATTGCATGCCCCTTATGTCTATGGCACAGGTGTTGTTCTTGGACAAAAAACTTTGTCCCAGATAAAATAGGATGAGTTACTCTGAGGCCACAATGAACGAGTATCAATTCATTGTGGCCCATCAACGAAGTAAAATTGGTGGGGGGAGAGATATATGAGGAGAGAGGGGGTCAAATCCTCTGCACTGAGCAATAGTGGAAATCCAACAATTGGGAGGGCCCAAACATGCAACATAGTCATTAGATGCTCACTGCTGCTCCCAATCTCCCtggcagaggatttttatcccacATCTGGACCAACttgttcaataaaaaaaaaaagaaagatagaatGTGTAGGTTGTAAGAGACTTCAAGGGGGTAGCGGACCTGCTTTTCTACTTATTTCCTCGGACTAGTTCGGGTcggatatcaatttttttttttttcccgttttttGAAGGGCTACACTTCAGCCTTCAGGCTCGGACAACTCTCTCCCAAAAACAACAAGAAATCATGGGGCACTCAGCAATGATAAAGGGTAATGCCGTAAATTAGTGTGCCACATGTAGTATCCTGGATTAAATGCCACGTTCCAAACTCTATACCGCTCAAATAATAACGACCATAAGGTCGTCCTTCGAACTCAACGGCCGAAACCATTGGAAACCTTAAGCAGAATTGCAGGTGCTTATGCTCCATCTTCCTTTCTAGTCTTTTGATCTCTTAAGAAGTTGAGAGCATCCATGGCGGTTTCCCTTCGTCTTATCCCGTTTCAAAGCACCGTTAGGCTGAACAACACGAAATACCCTACTGCAGTTTGTTTGTCTTCAAAGGCTGCAAGAGAACGGAATCTTCGCTTCTCAGTAGATCCCAAAGAGGTCATTAGTACAGGTTCCAAATTCTTATTCTCTCCAGGTCTAGGGCGACACAGCATTACTCCTTCTGCAATATCTGGCTCTCCTGGTAACTGTTTTCTCCTCGTTTTCGTTTTCCTGTATCCTTCGACAATCTTTATTATCTTAAATCGATCTAAGTTTTTTCTATATTGATGTGAATAGGAACTGCATCCTCTATGGTGAGCGAAGATACCACAAGAATGTTGGATAGCGTGGAAGTGCTTGATTTGAATGGAAAAGCGATTCCAATATCTGATTTGTGGAAAGATAGGAAAGCTGTAGTCGCATTTGCTCGCCATTTTGGGTTATTTTTCTATTACCTTTGAAGAGCTTTATTCTGTCCAGAACCCTTTAAGATTCCTctaaaatttttcttcttttttcttcccctgTCCGTGCAGTTGTGTCCTCTGTCGCAGGCGTGCTGATTTCCTTGCTTCTAAGAAGGTATCTGATGTGTATTAAAGCATTTTCAGTCTTTCCCTTAAACAAAGTTGTGTCCTCGTTCGAAAAGGTTTGTGAATTCCTCGTTTGGCATGTCAGCTCAGGAATCCatatcatcaattttctgaGATCAGTATGAACATCTAGTAAGCAAGAGCCAGCTATAATTTGCCAAAATAAATGGGAATGTCAAAGAATTATATATCTCCACACACCATTCATGTATGATTATTAAATCGTAGAAATTATTATTCTCTCAGGATCCTTATGAATATTTTAGTCCACTTTAGTCAGCATTTAGAAATGTAATTTATTCTTGAATGACTTTCTGGGCATTTAGTTCATCTAGAGGCCGTTTACAGATCTCATCCTTGATTTCATAGCTTTATAcgatcttctctcttttttccaaCTGCATTATTCAATAACCCCACTTTCAAGGATCTTGATGTTGCTTCATTTTCTCTGGTGGGTCTGATAAGAGAGTTAATTGTCAATGTAATCTATTCACCTGTGTATTGATTTGGAAATagaaacttttttctttttttaggagaTATTCCTTTTCAAATGTGCATGTGTTTTGATATTATAATTCTTTCATATTTTACAGGATAGGATGGATGCATCTGGTGTGGCTCTTGTTTTAATTGGACCAGGTAGTGTTGATCAGGTATATTGTGAAAAACCTTCCATTGTTATGTGTGATGAGGGGCACCAAGGGGTAACctaaactaaaaccaaatccTGAAACAAACAATAAATTTACGGATTTTATGATGACAAAGTAAAACAGGAATTGACATGTCAATGAGAATTCGAAGAGATCCAAAACTAAAGGGATGtaatctagattttttttttttaatcatatccTGCTTTTGGCAGGGTCCTATTAGGGGTAGGTTGGGTCTGTGCTAACGTTCGGCGTATATATGCACGAACCTGCATCTTCATGCTGGAAAACTAAGCTTTTACAATCGCACTAAGAAACAACTCCAAAAGATCCAACAACAAAGTACAAAAATCATAGAAAATATAAGAAttagagaattaaaaaaaaaaatgatttttcatttGGACCATCTGACAGAGCTTTTAATTCCAACAAAAGGTCTTGAGCATTCCATCtgattatcatttttcttctataAGAAAAACTGCAAACACAATTTATGTGCAGGAGGGATAGCCATCTGCCCGTAGTGCTCTCCCAGTGGGACTCTATCTTTGGTTCATACTAAAATTTATAACTCTAAATGTAGAAATCCAGTCATAGACTGACACCCTGCTAATAATTCTTCCAATCAGACTTCTTGGTAAAATGACTAAATAGTTTTCAAATGGTATCAAAATCATTACAAACGGACAGTTTTTGACACCCTCCCCCTATAAATGAAGGACCTTAGAAGATTTATAAAATAGTAGGCCTACTTCTATTTCaacttctaaaaataaaatataaacaactGAAACTAACTGAAATAACACTAAAAGTTAACTAGAATATCATCTAACCCaaacaaaaatattaataaaataacagaaaaggaacccaaaataagagaaatcaaatcaacaaagaaaattCTTCTTCACATCAATGTTCACCCAGGAAATGCACAGTTTCGTCAGTTATTTAGCTCACAGTTCAACAATCATGTATGCACCTTCTTTTTTTATACTTTGCATTCACATGATTATATGTATCCCATCTTTTGGATGTTTCCATTGCATTTCTCAACTGACTCCTAATAAAAAGGTACCCTTGTTGGATGTTTCCGTTGAATTGCTCAACTGTCTCTTAATAAATAGGTACCCTTGATGGACTCGCATGATCTATGAGTACACTGCCTTGTCATTATTCATGAATAAAGcatccaggaaaaaaaaaaaaaaataaccccTATCTAATGCTAGTAGTTATTTCCTCCTATCAACCTTTCTTTGTTGTTTGATTAGTCATTTTGATTTGTGTAAGTAGagtggttttttgttttttttttttttgggggggtgggtaACTGCtatcactaatttttttttaattattattattactattttaaaatatactcaactgttattcATTTGCTAATGTAGGCAAAAGTATTTTCCAGTCAGACACAATTCCAAGGAGGTATGCTTTTTAGATAACATGTCATATTCTGAACTTAAAATGCAAATTTGACGTCTTGAATAAAATGTGTGATAATCAGGATGGATGATTGTTATATCTGTAGTGAAGTATTGCAATTGATACTTCTGTCTATAATGTGATTATCATGACACATAGCATAAATGAGGGGTCTTTGTGCTTGCATGGAGGATCAGTTCTTTTGGGTTAAGTGTCTATCAGATTGGACAATCACAATTCATAATTTTctcaaaggaaaaagaatattttcCCTCTTCAACTTTATTTGGTTGGTTGCAGTCAGATAGCAGAGCTGATACTAACCTTGAAATCTATTTGGTGGACCATTGTGAGGAATTTGAAATTTGGGAAAGTTTTGGAATGAGAACAGTTTGGGCAGAGTTCATAACTAAAAGAGTATATGAAGAGAGGAGACATGAAATTGAATAAACAAAGCTTATGAAAGTGAGGCAGCAAAATTATTTCAGGGCAAGAGAATTATGAAGAACTGAGAAGGAGCTTTAACTTCTTGGAAGTGCCTCCCTACCTTCTCTTGTAAGGGGCATAAACATTTCTTGGAGAGCCATATCATTGAAGGACAAGGAGATTTCCACCCTATCTAGAGGCtagttcaataaaataaaaaccaagaGACAGAAGAGAAGCAATATAAAGTAATTCTAAATGGAAAATGAGGAAGAGAACAATAATATAGAGGAAACTACTAAAAGAACAGGAGTAACCTTGGATAActttgaaatatttattacctTCAGTGATTTTTCAGAATCACATATCGATAAGAAACCCTTGCATTATATTATATGCTTCCTTATCTCCTTATGCCTTAACAATTTCTAGTTTATAATTATTTTCCAAATT
Protein-coding regions in this window:
- the LOC122057368 gene encoding thioredoxin-like protein AAED1, chloroplastic isoform X1, producing MAVSLRLIPFQSTVRLNNTKYPTAVCLSSKAARERNLRFSVDPKEVISTGSKFLFSPGLGRHSITPSAISGSPGTASSMVSEDTTRMLDSVEVLDLNGKAIPISDLWKDRKAVVAFARHFGCVLCRRRADFLASKKDRMDASGVALVLIGPGSVDQAKVFSSQTQFQGEVYADPSHSSYKALSFVSGISTTFTPGAGLKIIQSYMEGYRQDWELSFEKDTRTRGGWQQGGIIVAGPGKSNISYIHKDKEAGDDPDIEDVLKACCS
- the LOC122057368 gene encoding thioredoxin-like protein AAED1, chloroplastic isoform X2, with the protein product MAVSLRLIPFQSTVRLNNTKYPTAVCLSSKAARERNLRFSVDPKEVISTGSKFLFSPGLGRHSITPSAISGSPGTASSMVSEDTTRMLDSVEVLDLNGKAIPISDLWKDRKAVVAFARHFGCVLCRRRADFLASKKDRMDASGVALVLIGPEVYADPSHSSYKALSFVSGISTTFTPGAGLKIIQSYMEGYRQDWELSFEKDTRTRGGWQQGGIIVAGPGKSNISYIHKDKEAGDDPDIEDVLKACCS